The nucleotide sequence tttgacgaggaaaacaactaagcacatttcatcaatcaaatcaacatttataacaaccaaatccgcattaaatgttcaccattaattacattcaagttcataaatgcacttgaTGACTCGGAAACTTACTACCTACAttcaatacgccgtttcgtaggtaaatacgcatacaatgcaactaaacacttacaaacaacattgtcaagcatttaatgcatcaaaagttcataattaagttcatcaaaccctaaccaaaatcacaaaatcaataatcgttgttagtgaagctttcttaatcaacctacacatcaaaatggagctagtgatgctagtaacacatttaatacatgaactttaacataacaacaacatttaatcatccaaaactcaagattaaacatactcatgtcaagttcatgctagtttcaccaaaacaacaagatcgagcatacaaatcatatatttatgttagactcgagccatagacactaactaacacttttataagtcaaaaacatcaagaacataaaatctagtgtttttagaaagttacccaaatgagatgatgttggtatggattcgaagagaaagatgcaaggattccaaaaatgtaatttattttgatgttggCTTGCTAGAtcaagaatggatgatgaatctttgattttggaGTTGAGAGCACAAAAGTGGAAGTGTTAGAAgtgaggaggtgatgaatgagtggaggaggagggattgactagttgacctagtcaactagtttgatcccttggcaagtttagtccctcgagtttaaaagcgggtgcgtgaattacctaaacgaaatattttaaaaacgcgttttaacggaagatgttataattaaataacggactttaaaataggtagacggaaagtaaacggaaaaagacgggatgttactcAAAACACACAACAACTGATCTTCTTTAATTGTTTATCTTATTCATCTTGTTCAGTCTGTCAGTGATTAAGTGTTTCAAGCATAAGTGATTATCTTGTTGATATTCACTAATTTTGTCTGTTCTTATTGTCTAGTTCATCTTGTTTTATCTCCATTTGTACTCTGTGTAATCTTGGTTTGGATTTGGAATGTTAATCAATAAAATCTATATTGTGGTAATATGCATATTTCTTCATGTATCCCCAGCAGATCAATAAAATTAATGATTCCTCACTATTTCATTATCATATATTCTCTATAATTCTCTCAAATTCACAAcggttttattattttgtttctaCAAAATTAACAGTATCCTAGGTAAGAGATAATGTTATAGGCAAGTATCATATGTCTAGTTAGAAATATGGACCTAAACAATAGTTGTAAAATATATGATATTAAATGTGTAGTTGGCCATCCATAATTGTTGGTTAACGTGTGGTGGTAATACCATGCACACCCCTTACGGATAAGGATACGTATACAATAAAACCAAATATATTAACTAACTCACATTCTAAAATCACAAAACACGTACACACATCCTTTCTAACCTCTCTCAACAACCTACAATCCCACTCTTCAAAATGGAAGACAAATTCGAAAAACTTCCTCAACATAGCATCAGCTGGTTAAAAGGAAGGTCAACTTGGTACAAAAATCAAGGATTTTGGACCTTACAAAAGTTTCATATAGGAGCAATTATGGCTCAACAAAGGTTCAAGGTTCAACCCCCAAGTGACACAATGCTGTGTAGCTTTCCTAAAAGTGGCACAACTTGGCTAAAGGCTTTATCTTTTGCCATTTTAACCCGACACAAGTTCGACGAATCCACCACTCCTTTACTTACAACCTTTCCTCACGACTTTGTTCCTAACCTAGATGTAGATCTTGAGAAAATCGAAGCCAACGGTAACAACGACTCTCATGACTCGTCCCCATTAATGTTTTCCTCACACCTTCCTTACACTTGTTTGCCAGAATCAATCATATCTTCAAATTGCAAGATAGTTTATGTATATCGAAATGTGAAAGATGTCATAGTTTCTCATTACCATTTTCTTAGAGAATTGTTCAAAGTACCGATTGAAGATGCACCGTTCGAGGAGGCCTTTGAAGAATTTTGTCAAGGCATTTCGGCATATGGACCGTACTGGGAACATATTTTGGGATTTTGGAAAGCTAGTCTTGAAAGGCCAGGGACAATACTTTTCTTGAAATACGAGGACCTGAAACGGGACCCTACAACTCATGTGAAGGCGCTTGCCGAGTTCCTTGGTAACCCTTTTTCGGATGAAGAAGTGGGAAAAGGCGCGGTTGAAAGCATTATCAATTTGTGTAGTTTTGAGAGGTTGAAAAACTTAGATGTTAATAAAACTGGATTACGACATAATTGCGAAAGAAAGAGTTATTTCAGGAAGGCTAAGGTTGGAGATTGGGAGAATTATTTCACAAATGAGATGAAAGAAAAGATTGACAATATTATTCATGAGAAATTGAGTGGTGTTGATTTAGTTCTGAAATAATCTACAAACTCATGCTTCACTATGTCATTATTCAGTCAATAATTATTCAGTCTTTGTAAGTTTACAGTTCTAAATAATTACATACGGTCCTACAAATAAATGATATTGGTGATGATGATATACAAGAGGCCgggagtgtttgtatgtgtttaaaATATGTGTAATATATGTTTTACATATAAGGTGATTGCTTTTGTGGTAAAAAAATGATATTCTATCATAAACAATCAACATTCAACAATACATCAATTGATTATCAAATCAAAATAGTCAAATCTTTAGTACTATCTGTAGAAAACTCGCAAATCAAAACGAAGAACTAATTCAGTTTACACCTGATGTGATTAACTAAGAGCAGATGAATCATGAATTAGAATGAATGTGAACTTGGAAAAAACTGCCACAAACCCTAAACCGGTATCCTATTTTATTCAGTCAAGAGTTAATCAGTATTGGGCTCTTTAATCCCATCAGCATCATTCAGCCCAATAAGCTCCATAAGCCCAAGTCAGCTACCAGTTTCCTTTTAACAACCCAACCTTTTCCATTAAATACTTAATGAATTCTATGATTTTCCAATTTATTTTAAAAAGAAAAGTATATAAGAATATACTAGTTTAATATGTGTTACATATTTTAGAAAAACATGCTtctgttactaataataatgataataataataatgatgatgataataataataataatagtattattattttattgttattttattatttttatttttattattattattattattattattattattattattatttaataatattattagtattattattattattattattattttattgttatttttgttatcattattattattattattaaatcattattattatcattattattcttagtattattattatttaattattgttattattattattattattattattattattattattattattattattattattattattattattattattattattattacggatCTGGTATATGGATTCGAGTATAAAAAGCTGGCATTGAGGACATGTATGCAAGTTTGTATTTAAATTTGTCTCCGGACCCTAGCCTGAACTTACAAATGAATTTAAAATAATTCTCATACTCAGCCCTAGACCCGTAGACCTGCACCCGAACTCGGCTAAAAAATGTCGGTTTCGAAATTTTTCACCGGGATAGGTATTTTGTCATTCCTAGACGAGGGTTAGGGTGGTGTCATTGGCGCCCTCAAGGGCGAAGGCGAGAAAGGGTCGGGAGGTTCACTATGACAATGATAGAGTAGCTAAAGTTGTTTCTCAATTGCTAGTTCGCAACTCATAATGTGAGTTAGAGTGTAACCTAATGTATAAAATTTATTGAAAAGTCCTTCGCGTATTGCTGCAAAAAATGATTTGCTCGGTAATTTTAACACTGTAAGAAAATTTAGTCCTTGTAAGCATAAACTGATGTTGGCACTACCGGTTTAAATAGATGTGGACATACCCAATATTATCAACACTGGGTACACTTTTTTTACAAGTTCATTTTATATGAGTACTTGTTTTGTAAAAAAAAGGTCCATACACATACTATTTAGCCAAAAAAATTATTTGGTAGTCAACATTTTGATGATCACGGTACTTTTTTTTCTTCAATAACATAGATATCCAACACAATTTCACAAATTGATTAATCTCACGGCGATTACCCGCTTTGCAAGTAGTTCAGAGTCATTGCGGGCGAACCTTTGTGACATGAGGGAATAATTGCATCTTCCtggaatcgaacccatgacctccactATGGAAGGATGTGCCCTCAATCATTACACCATCACCCCCGTGGTTGATGATCAAGGTACTTTCATGAGCTTTTGAAGTCCCTTTAAATCGTTCCATTATGGAGCTTAAGTATTACTTAGCATATTTAATAAGGGATGACTCCTTGAATGGAAACTGATATGTAGTTCTTAATGATCATTTGAGACATACGATTAGATTGCTCTTACTGTTAAATAAAACGAATTCTCTCTCCGCAACCTCACTTTTCCCCTCGTTCTGTTTCACTCACCCACCACATAAACCTAATTTCTTCAGACACCACCTCCTCCGTTCCAAGCTTTCTCCCTCTGTTTGACGGTTTGTAAGGTCCGTGTTGTTTTCCTAATAGACCACCGACATTTCGCTGGTGGTCCGGTGTTTCTCGCTTTATGTTTGAATAATGGTCTACCGTTTTATTCCCTTTTCAATGACGACTTTTGCCGTATGGCTTCTCTGACCACTAGGCCGGTCTTCCAGGCGACGATCTTGTTAGGTTTTTCCTCTGGATCTGGCGTCCGGTTCATGGTGTGGGGAGGACTTTCGAATTCAAGCAGTTGGTTGGGGTGCTTCGGCTCAGGTGTTTCTCTTCTTTAAGTTATCAGTTGTCTTTCTCTGTGGGTTTGTAGGCGACGAGGTCCATTTCTGGAATTCTACATCCCTTTTGTCCGGTAATCGATTCTAGGTTGGGAGGGGGCCTCTTTAGGCAGATCTGCGTTTAGATGCGTGTCCGTGTTATGAAATCCGGTTGGATATGGAAGTTTGGTTGCTACTGGTTGTTACTGTGGTATGTTCGTGGTTGTTGGCAGCCATGGCTAGTAGCTGGCGATCACAATTAGTCCTTGGTGGCTGTGGGTGGCGGTTTACAACGGTTGGCGGTTGtgcttgtgacgacccagaaatttccgaccaaatttaaacttaatctttatatggtttcgatacgataagcaaaatctgtaatattgagtctcgaaaattttggaattttATTCACGTAAACAGTTACCCTTTTCTGTGCccaaggattcacgaacaattaattgtaaatagatatgtgtgtatgtatatataaataataattcgaaatataaattgaaatattatatgttgttgttattaaagattaataaaaaataaaaataagatataaaataattaagtgaaaTCTAAAATGAACCTACATAACTAAATATGATTCTaagtataagtagtattatatgtatattgtaatatatatatatatatatatatatatatatatatatatatatatatatatatatatatatatatatatatatatatatatatatatatatatatatatagtttgtaaatattcaaatatatattttataattagtaaacattgcaTATGTAATAAATCGTAGAATTTAGATACTAAAATGTAATTACAACTTTAATTACAGTTGTTAAATTATTAGTAcagtcattattattactagtattaataatatatgtactattaatattattagtgaaatttaatacatttgatttgatatattattattaataataatattagtataattagtattattgttaataacaatattattgctatacatttatggtaattgttatcattatcattattaatatattattattactattatatcattataaatttgtattattataatgtataatattaagagtactattattatagtaatatttatatttgttaataatattaattataatctataaaaataaatatataaatacaatagATAAACATATATAGAGAtagatatatacacatatatataatatatgcgacatatacaaatatttatattaggAAATTAgtcatattatttaatattattattattaatataaatattaattattaatattaattaaaaataaattaaaataatatacaTATGGGAACTGGATATCACGCGTCACATGACTTATATATTAATCAGTTTAATTTTTTTATTTGATTTCTCTCTAATCTGCTATTCTACCTGTGATTCTTGGTCACCTCATACCTTCAATAATTAAATCGATTATTGTGTATTATTGTTAAACAACTACTCAAATTCTATTATCAATATCTGTTtcattatataattttttttgtcTTTCTGTGCTGCTTGTGACACCAGACGACACCCATACCAAATACACCTAAAGCATATTAATCATCCATTATTCTCTGCTTCTATCATTCAACTACTTCCCTATTACTAGAATTTATCAGTTACATTTATTTTCATATGAGGAATTAAACTGAAAAGTTGAAGAACCCAGTTCATGCTCTGTACGTGTACCCATTTTAT is from Rutidosis leptorrhynchoides isolate AG116_Rl617_1_P2 chromosome 10, CSIRO_AGI_Rlap_v1, whole genome shotgun sequence and encodes:
- the LOC139871703 gene encoding flavonol 4'-sulfotransferase-like, which gives rise to MEDKFEKLPQHSISWLKGRSTWYKNQGFWTLQKFHIGAIMAQQRFKVQPPSDTMLCSFPKSGTTWLKALSFAILTRHKFDESTTPLLTTFPHDFVPNLDVDLEKIEANGNNDSHDSSPLMFSSHLPYTCLPESIISSNCKIVYVYRNVKDVIVSHYHFLRELFKVPIEDAPFEEAFEEFCQGISAYGPYWEHILGFWKASLERPGTILFLKYEDLKRDPTTHVKALAEFLGNPFSDEEVGKGAVESIINLCSFERLKNLDVNKTGLRHNCERKSYFRKAKVGDWENYFTNEMKEKIDNIIHEKLSGVDLVLK